The DNA sequence AGACGCCGTACGGACGGTCGGCGAGCTCCTTGACGTGAAGCTCGGCGAGCAGTCCGTGGGCACGCTCGCGCACTTCGTCGTCGTACGACTTCCACAGCGGCTGGACGGTGCCGGAGTGGCCGGTGAGGACGATGGTGTGGCCGGTGAGATCCCCCGGGACGCGCTGGGAGGTGGAGACATGGCCGATGCGGGTGCGCAGCTCCCGCACGTCGACGCGGCCGAGCCGGTGGCCGAGGACGTCGACCGTGCCGGTGGTGGGGAAGGCGGTGGCGCCGACGAGACGCAGGACGCTGGTCTTGCCCGCCCCGTTGGGGCCGAGCAGCGCCCAGTGCTCACCCGCCCGGACGGTCCAGCCGACGTCGTCGAGGATGACCTGGCCCGTCGTGTGGCGGCGCATGCTCACGCCGTCGAGGGCGGCGACGACACGCCCGAGGCTGTTGCCGGTGTTTCCGTCCATGCCGTCGTCCGGCTCCTTCGCCTCGATGCGTACCGCGTCTGCCGCACGGAGGGTAGCTGCAGTCGGCATCTATCCGCCGGGGTGACTGCATCGCGGACACGGACCGGACCCGGCCGCATCTGCCCGTGCCTCGCGGCGGTGGGCCTCAGCGCCTGGCCAGGGCGAGCAGGCTCAGCCCGAACATCAGGACTCCCAGGGGGAGATGGACCGACGGAAGGTGCGCGATGCCGACCGCTACCTGGACGGAGGCCAGGACCAGGAAGCCCGACGCGTGCAGGACGGGCCGGGGCGAGCCACCGCCCGGCTTCCAGGCCAGTACCGCGGCGAGTACGTACAGCATCGACGCCCCGTACATCACGCGCGCACCGACGCTGTGCAGCATCTCCCCGTAGGACGAGGTCATCAGCAGTCCGGAGGAGACCGCTTGAAGGAAGATCGTCAGAGTCTGCAGGGCGATCGCGATCCGAAGGAACGAGAACGCGCGCCGTGCCGGCACCGGAGTGGCCATGCCATGCCCCTTTTCCGCCCGTGGGCAGTCGATCGGTAAGGTCTCACCAACCCGACGACACGGGCCGGCGAAAGGTCAGGCGAAGGGGGCCGGAGGATGGGGGCGGCGGGGGCGGGCGCCGAGGCGACGGCCGGTGAGCGCGGCCGACTGATCAATGTGGCCTACCGGTTGCTCGGATCGCTCGCGGAGTCCGAGGACGCCGTGCAGGAGGCCTTCGCGCGCTGGTACGCACTGCCGCGGAGCCGGCGGGACGAGATCGTGTCGCCCGGCGCCTGGCTGACGACCGTGACCGGCCGCATCTGCCTGGACGTGCTCGGCTCGGCGCGGGTCCGGCGCGAACGCTACGTCGGCGCGTGGCTGCCCGACCCCCTGCCCGACCCCGTCGAGCGCGGCGGCGGCCGGGGATCCGACCCCGCGGACCGGATGGTCCTGGACGAGTCGGTGACCATGGCCTTCCTCGTGGTCCTGGAGACGATGACCCCCGCCGAGCGTGTCTCGTTCGTTCTGCACGATGTCTTCCGCTACCCCTTCGCGGAGATCGCCGGCGTACTCGGCCGGACCCCCGCCGCCTGCAAGCAGCTCGCGTCCTCCGCCCGGCGACGGGTGCCCGACGCCCGGACCCCGGTGGCGGCGGACGCGCGGCCCGAGGTGGTGCGGCGAGTCAAGGAGGCTTGGGAGAACAAGGACATCGCGGCCCTCGTCGACCTCCTCGACCCGTCCGCCGTCATGACCGCCGACGGCGGCGGTCTGGTCGGTGCCGCCCTGCGCCCGGTCGAAGGAGACGCGCGCATCGCCTCGTACATGGTCGCCATCGCCGACCGGGCCCCGGGGCTGGAACTCCTGGAACGGTCGGTCAACGGTGCGCCGGGCCTGGTGGCGCTGCGGGGCGGTGTCGTCCTGACCGTGGCCTCGTTCGACGTGACCGACGGCCGCGTCGCCCGGATCTGGGTGGTCCGCAACCCGGAGAAGCTGCGGCCGTGGATGCCGCCGGGGTGAGGGTCGCCGCTATCCGCGCAGGTCGAGCCGCATCAGGACGCGGGGATGCCCGGCCAGTACCGAGGTGGTGTCGGCGGCGTGGACGAACCCGGCGCGCTCGAAGTTCCTCCGGATGCCGGGGTAGGCCATCGTCGGATCGACCTTGGCGTCACCGCTGTCGAGCGGGTACGCCTCGACCGTCGGCGCACCGTGGGCGCGGGCGAACCCGGCCGCACCGGCGATCAGCTCGTGCGAGATCCCCTTGCCGCGGTGACCGGGGCGGACCCGGATGCACCACAGGGACCAGACCGGGAGGCCGTCGACGTACGGGATCTTCCGGCTGCGGGCGAAGGCGGTGTCCGAGCGCGGCGCCACGGCGGCCCAGCCCACCGGCTCGTCGCCGTCGTAGGCGAGCACCCCCGGCGGAGGCTCCGCACGGCACAGCCGGGCGGCGTACTCACCGCGCGCCGGACCTCGGAGCTCGGTGTTGAGCTTGGACGGAATCCGGTAGCTCAGGCACCAACAGACGTTGGCCTTCGGTGACTTCGGGCCGACCAGGGTGCGAACGTCCTCGAACACCGAGGCCGGGCGAACGACGATGGTCATGGTGCCACGATCCCACGACATACCCGCCGACGCCCGCGGGGAACCGCCCTCGACCGCACCGGGAGCGAACAGCCAGGGGGGCCGGGGCGCCCGTCCTCAGTACGGCGGCAGCCGCAGCATCCCGGTGCCCTCGCGTACATCGTGCACGAGCCGGATCTCCCCCACCGGCCTGCCGTGCTCGTCCGTGGTCACCAGGGCCGCGTCGTCGCTGTTGACGCACTGCCCGCGCGCGTCCGGCTCGGGGCAGAACAGGACGTAGCCGGTCTGCCGGTCGACGCGGCCCGGC is a window from the Streptomyces sp. MMBL 11-1 genome containing:
- a CDS encoding ABC transporter ATP-binding protein, which codes for MDGNTGNSLGRVVAALDGVSMRRHTTGQVILDDVGWTVRAGEHWALLGPNGAGKTSVLRLVGATAFPTTGTVDVLGHRLGRVDVRELRTRIGHVSTSQRVPGDLTGHTIVLTGHSGTVQPLWKSYDDEVRERAHGLLAELHVKELADRPYGVCSGGQRARILIARALMADPALLLLDEPFNALDLPSREDLVDTMRHLAVNRTELSTVTVTHHVEELSPAIGHALLLREGRVLAAGAVEDVLTQERMTACFGRPIEVSRHAGRWLARSGGFG
- the sigJ gene encoding RNA polymerase sigma factor SigJ; this encodes MGAAGAGAEATAGERGRLINVAYRLLGSLAESEDAVQEAFARWYALPRSRRDEIVSPGAWLTTVTGRICLDVLGSARVRRERYVGAWLPDPLPDPVERGGGRGSDPADRMVLDESVTMAFLVVLETMTPAERVSFVLHDVFRYPFAEIAGVLGRTPAACKQLASSARRRVPDARTPVAADARPEVVRRVKEAWENKDIAALVDLLDPSAVMTADGGGLVGAALRPVEGDARIASYMVAIADRAPGLELLERSVNGAPGLVALRGGVVLTVASFDVTDGRVARIWVVRNPEKLRPWMPPG
- a CDS encoding GNAT family N-acetyltransferase — protein: MTIVVRPASVFEDVRTLVGPKSPKANVCWCLSYRIPSKLNTELRGPARGEYAARLCRAEPPPGVLAYDGDEPVGWAAVAPRSDTAFARSRKIPYVDGLPVWSLWCIRVRPGHRGKGISHELIAGAAGFARAHGAPTVEAYPLDSGDAKVDPTMAYPGIRRNFERAGFVHAADTTSVLAGHPRVLMRLDLRG